One Phalacrocorax carbo chromosome 26, bPhaCar2.1, whole genome shotgun sequence genomic window, actggtgACACTGTGaggggactggggacactgggatgggactgggcacactgggaggggactggggacactgggagggtctggggacactgggagggtctggggacactgggatgggactggaGACACTGGGAGGgtctggggacactgggatgggactgggcacactgggaggggactggggacactgagagggagtggggacactgggagggactggggtcAGTGGGatgacactggggacactgggatgggctggggacactgggatgggactgaggacactgggatggactggggacactgggaggggactggggacaTTGCAAGGGCCTGGGGTCAGTGGGATGAAACTGGTGACACTGGGAGGGTACTTGGgacactgggaggggctggggtcagtgggatgacactggggacactggggtgggactggggacactgggagggactggtgaaactgggaggggactgagGACACTGGGATGGGCTGGGGTCATTGGGatgacactggggacactgggatgacactggggacactgggagggtactggggacactgggagggactggggacactgggatgggactggggacactgggaggggtCTGAGGACACTGGGAGTGACACTGGTgacactgggatgggactggggcCATGGGAGGGGCTGgtgaaactgggaggggactgagGACACTGGGAGGGTCTGGGGTCAGTGGGatgacactggggacactgggaccgtactggggacactgggatgggactggTGGCACTGGGATGGTCTGGGGACACCAGGAGGTACTGGGTACACTGGGATGGATCTGGTGACATTGGGAGGGACTGAGGACACTGgagggactggggacactgggagggactggggacactgggagggggctgaggacactgggagggactggtgACACTGGGATGGgtctggggacactgggaggggctggTGAAACTGGGGTGACACTGGTGACACTGGATGGGACTGGGGTCAGCGGGAtggcactggggtcactggaagGGGACTAGGGACACCAGGAGGGgcctggggacactgggatggaaCTGGTGACATTGGGAGGGACTGAGGACACTGGAAGGGGCCTGGGGACACCGGGAGGGTACTCGGgacactgggaggggctggggacactgggaggggactggggacacCAGGAGGGTCTGGGGTCAGTGGGATGACACTGGTgacactgggaggggactggggacactgggaggggctggTGAAACTGGGGTGACACTGGTGACACTGGGAGGGTCTGGGGTCAGTGGGAtggcactggggtcactggaagGGGACTGGGGACACCAGGAGGGGCATGGGGACACCGGGAGGGTACTCGGgacactgggaggggctggggtcactgggatgacactggggacactggtagggactggggacactgcgatgggactggggacactgggaggggactggggacactgggagggactggggacaTTGGGAGGGGGCTGAggacactgggagggactggggacactgggatgggactggggatactgggatgggactggggacactgggaggggcTGAGGACACTGGatgggactggggacactgggagggactggggacactgggagggtcTGAGGACACTGCGAGGGGACAGGGGAAACCAGGAGGCACAGGGGTCAGGGGGatgacactggggacactgggatggaactggggacactgggatgggactggggaCTTGGGatgacactggggacactgggaggggactggggacactgggatgacactggggacactgggaggggctggtgaaactgggaggggactgaggacactgggaggtgctggggtcAGTGGGATGACACTtgggacactgggaggggactggggacactgggagggactggggacactgggagggacAGGGGACACAGGGATGGGACTGGGGACATTGCAAGGGGCTGGGGTCAGTGGGatgacactggggacactgggaaggtactggggacactgggatgggactggtgacactgggaggggctggTGAAACTGGGAGGGGAGTGAGGACACTGGGATGGGCTGGGGTCAGTGGGatgacactggggacactgggaaggtactggggacactgggaggggactggggacacTTGAAGGGTCTGGGGTCAGTGGGATGaaactggggacactgggaggggactggggacactgggatgggactggggacactgggaggggctggggacactgggagggactggggacactgggagggtactgaggacactgggagggactggggtcagtgggatgggactggggacactgggatgggctggggacactgggagggactggggacactggaAGGGTACTGAggacactgggagggactggggtcagtgggatgggactggggacactgggatgggctggggacactgggatgggactgaggacactgggatgggctggggacactgggatgacactggggacactgggaggggctggtgaaactgggaggggactgaggacactgggaggtgctggggtcAGTGGGATGACACTtgggacactgggaggggactggggacactgggagggactggggacactgggatgggactggggatactgggatgggactggggacactgggaggggcTGAGGACACTGGatgggactggggacactgggagggactggggacactgggagggtcTGAGGACACTGCGAGGGGACAGGGGAAACCAGGAGGCACAGGGGTCAGGGGGatgacactggggacactgggatggaactggggacactgggatgggactggggaCTTGGGatgacactggggacactgggagggacAGGGGACACAGGGATGGGACTGGGGACATTGCAAGGGGCTGGGGTCAGTGGGatgacactggggacactgggaaggtactggggacactgggatgggactggtgacactgggaggggctggtgaaactgggaggggactgagGACACTGGGATGGGCTGGGGTCAGTGGGATGACACTCGGGACACTGGGAAGgtactggggacactgggaggggactggggacacCTGAAGGGTCTGGGGTCAGCGGGATGaaactggggacactgggaggggactggggacactgggatgggactggggacactgggaggggcTGCGGACACTGGGAGGGTACTGAggacactgggagggactggggtcagtgggatgggactggggacactgggatgggctggggacactgggaggggctggggacactggaAGGGTACTGAggacactgggagggactggggtcagtgggatgggactggggacactgggatgggctggggacactgggatgggactgAGGACACTGGAAGTGGCTGGGGTCAGTGGGATGgtactggggacactgggaggggactggggacactgggatggactggggacactgggaagggctggggacactggTAGGGACTGGTgacactgggatgggactggggaCACTAGGAGGGAACttgggacactgggatgggctGGTGACACTGGGatgacactggggacactgggagggtactggggacactgggaggggactgagGACACTGGGATGGGCTGGGGTCAGTGGGAtgacactgggggcactgggatggactggggacactgggatgggctGGGGTCAGTGGGatgacactggggacactgggaggggactgaggacactgggatgagactggggacactgggatgggactgATGACACTGGCatgggactggggacactgggaggggcTGTGGTCAGTGGGATGGTACTGGGGACACCgggagggcactggggacacCGGGAGGgtactggggacactgggaggggactgaggacactgggatgagactggggacactgggatgggactgatgacactgggatgggactggggacagtgggaggggctggggTCAGTGGGATGGTACTGGGGACACCgggagggcactggggacacCGGGAGGGGACTGGGGTCAGTGGGATGGTACTGGGGACACCgggagggcactggggacaccgggaggggactggggacactggacggggctggggtcagtgggatgacactggggacaccgggagggcactggggacactgggaggcgCTGGGGTCAGTGGGatgacactggggacactgggagggactggggacaccgggagggcactggggacactgggaggggctggggtcagtgggatgacactggggacactgggagggactggggacaccgggagggcactggggacacCGGGAGAGCACGACACCACTGGCTGATGTCCCACCCCCGCCACCGTCCCCGCAGTGTCCCTGGACGTGGTGCGGGAGGCGCTGGGGGTGACCCAGGAGAGCCACCTCATCCCCTGCCTGGCCACCCTCACCTTGGCCAGCCAGGTGGCCCTGTGGGGCGCGGGGACCTCCAAGCGTCACCTGGCCCTGGCCGCCAGCCACCAGCGTCACCAAGCCCACCGCTACCACCGCCTGGcccgcagcgccgccgccaccgccgccgccgccgccgccgccacctccGAGGCGGCCAAGGCCCTCGCCGCCGCTAACGTCACCTTGGGGACGCTGGAGGAGGTGTCCGGTCACCTCAAGTCCTTGGTGGACGCTGTCACCCAAGACCTGGAGATGGCTCAAGGCTTCCCCGCCAGCGCCCGGGCCCTGGGGGACGCCGTGGTGGCCttggggacggggatgggggacggggaggggatgCAGAGGTTGGCCCACGTGTTGGAGACTCTGCCGGGAGAGGAGTAGGGACAGGGACGGGGACACCGGGAGGGTCCTGCTTGTCCTGGGGTCACCAGGAGGTCCCTTCTCCATCCTGGGGTCACCAGGGtgtcccctgccccacctgGGGACACCACAAGGGTCCTCCTCGTCCTGGGGTCACCAGGAtgtcccctgccccacctgGGGACACCACAAGGGTCCTCCTCGTCCTGGGGTCACCAGGAtgtcccctgccccacctgGGGACACCACAAGGGTCCTCCTCATCCTGGGGTCACCAGGATGTCCCTTGTCCCACCTGGGGACACCACAAGGGTCCTCCTTGTCCTGGGGTCACCAGGAGGTCCCTTCTCCATCCTGGGGTCACCAGGAtgtcccctgccccacctgGGGACACCACGAGGTCCCTCATGTTCTGGGGTCACCAGGAtgtcccctgccccacctgGGGACACCACGAGGTCCCTCATGTTCTGGGGTCACCAGGAtgtcccctgccccacctggggacactgggagggtcCTCCTCAtcctggggacaccaggatgTCCCTTCTCCATCCTGTTGACACCCCAATGTCCCCTGTCCCACCCAGGGACACCAGGAGGGTCCTCCTTgtcctggggacaccaggaggTCCCTTGTCCCACCTGGGGACACCACAAGGGTCCTCCTCGTCCTGAGGATACCTGGAGGTCCCTTCTCCAtcctggggacaccaggaggGTCCTCCTTGTCCcacctggggacaccaggatgTTCCTTCTGCAACCTGGGGACACCACAAGGTCCCTCATGTTCTGGGGTCACCAGGAtgtcccctgccccacctgGGGACACCGGGAGGGTCCTCCTCgtcctggggacaccaggatgTCCCTTCTccatcctggggacaccctgacGTCCCCTGTCCCACCTGGGGACAACAGGAGGTCCCTCATGTTCTGGGGACACCAAAATGTCCCCTGTCCCATCGGGGGACACCAGAGGGTCCTCCTTGTTCTGGGGACACCAGGATGTCCCCTGTCCCACTTGGGGACACTAGGAAGGTCCCTCCTTGTCCTGGGGACACCAGCATGTCCCCAATCCCATCTGGGGACATCAAGGACGTCCCCTTTGTGGTCCAGGGACACCAGGGATGGGTTGGTGACAccgtcccctgtccccccaatAAACCTCAGGGACGTTCTGAGCCCCCAACCAGTCACtgggggttggggacatggcagggacatggggacgccaggggacagggggacacacCCACAGCCCCCGTTCAGAGGACACCAGGAGGGGGGACGTCCCCAAACCATCCCCATCAGAGGGCTTGGGATtctccccagtgtccccagggacccCTGGCTGGATGTTCCCAAGCCATGGGGGACAtggtggggacacaggggcCTGGTGGGGACACGCTGGGGACAAGCCATGGCCGCACTGGGGACATCATGGTGCCATGTTGGGGACACGCTGGAGGCCAGCgctggggacacactggggacaccctggggacatcatggTGCCATGTTGGGGACACGCTGGAggccagcactggggacacactggggacaccctggggacatcatggTGCCATGTTGGGGACACGCTGGAggccagcactggggacacactggggacaccctggggacatcatggTGCCACGTTGGGGACACGCTGGAggccagcactggggacaccctggggacaccctggggacatcatggTGCCACGTTGGGGACACGCTGGAGGCCAGCGCTGGTGACACACTGGGGACATCATGGTGCCACGTTGGGGACACGCTGGAggccagcactggggacacactggggacacactggggacatCATGGTGCCATGTTGGGGACACGCTGGAggccagcactggggacacactggggacaccctggggacatcatggTGCCACGTTGGGGACACGCCAGAGGCCAGCACTGGTgacacactggggacaccctggggacatcatggTGCCACGTTGGGGACACGCTGGAggccagcactggggacacactggggacaccctggggacatcatggTGCCATGTTGGGGACACGCTGGAGGCCAGCgctggggacacactggggacacactggggacatCATGGTGCCACGTTGGGGACATGCCAGAGGCCAGCgctggggacacactggggacaccctggggacatcatggTGCCATGTTGGGGACACGCTGGAGGCCAGCgctggggacacactggggacaccctggggacatcatggTGCCATGTTGGGGACACGCTGGAggccagcactggggacacactggggacaccctggggacatcatggTGCCATGTTGGGGACACGCTGGAggccagcactggggacacactggggacaccctggggacatcatggTGCCACGTTGGGGACACGCTGGAggccagcactggggacaccctggggacatcatggTGCCATGTTGGGGACACGCTGGAggccagcactggggacacactggggacaccctggggacatcatggTGCCATGTTGGGGACACGCTGGAggccagcactggggacacactggggacaccctggggacatcatggTGCCACGTTGGGGACACGCTGGAGGCCAGCGCTGGTGACACACTGGGGACATCATGGTGCCACGTTGGGGACACGCTGGAggccagcactggggacacactggggacacactggggacatCATGTGCCATGTTGGGGACACGCTGGAggccagcactggggacacactggggacaccctggggacatcatggTGCCACGTTGGGGACACGCTGGAGGCCAGCACTGGTgacacactggggacaccctggggacatcatggTGCCACGTTGGGGACACGCTGGAggccagcactggggacacactggggacaccctggggacatcatggTGCCATGTTGGGGACACGCTGGAGGCCAGCgctggggacacactggggacacactggggacatCATGGTGCCATGTTGGGGACATGCCAGAGGCCAGCgctggggacacactggggacaccctggggacatcatggTGCCATGTTGGGGACACGCTGGAggccagcactggggacacactggggacaccctggggacatcatggTGCCATGTTGGGGACACGCTGGAggccagcactggggacacactggggacacactggggacatCATGGTGCCACGTTGGGGACATGCCAGAggccagcactggggacacactggggacaccctggtGACATCATGGTGCCACGTTGGGGACATGCCAGAggccagcactggggacacactggggacaccctggggacatcatggTGCCACGTTGGGGACATGCCAGAggccagcactggggacacactggggacaccctggggacatcatggTGCCACGTTGGGGACACGCTGGAggccagcactggggacacactggggacatCATGGTGCCATGTTGGGGACAAGCTGGAggccagcactggggacacactggggacacactggggacatCATGGTGCCACGTTGGGGACACGCTGGAggccagcactggggacacactggggacaccctggggacatcatggTGCCACGTTGGGGACACGCTGGAggccagcactggggacacactggggacaccctggggacatcatggTGCCACGTTGGGGACACGCCGGAGGCCAGCgctggggacacactggggacaccctggggacatcatggTGCCACGTTGGGGACACGCTGGAggccagcactggggacacactggggacacactggggacatCATGGTGCCACGTTGGGGACACGCTGGAggccagcactggggacacactggggacaccctggggacatcatggTGCCACGTTGGGGACATGCCAGAggccagcactggggacacactggggacaccctggggacatcatggTGCCACGTTGGGGACACGCTGGAggccagcactggggacacactggggacatCATGGTGCCATGTTGGGGACACGCTGGAggccagcactggggacacactggggacaccctggggacatcatggTGCCATGTTGGGGACAAGCTGGAggccagcactggggacacactggggacaccctggggacatcatggTGCCATGTTGGGGACACGCTGGAGGCCAGGactggggacacactggggacaccctggggacatcatggTGCCACGTTGGGGACACGCTGGAggccagcactggggacacactggggacacactggggacatCATGGTGCCACGTTGGGGACACGCTGGAggccagcactggggacacactggggacatCATGGTGCCATGTTGGGGACACGCTGGAggccagcactggggacacactggggacacactggggacatCATGGTGCCATGTTGGGGACACGCTGGAggccagcactggggacacactggggacacactggggacatCATGGTGCCACGTTGGGGACATGCCAGAGGCCAGCACTGGTgacacactggggacaccctggtGACATCATGGTGCCACGTTGGGGACATGCCAGAggccagcactggggacacactggggacaccctggggacatcatggTGCCACGTTGGGGACACGCTGGAggccagcactggggacacactggggacatCATGGTGCCATGTTGGGGACAAGCTGGAggccagcactggggacacactggggacaccctggggacatcatggTGCCACGTTGGGGACATGCCAGAggccagcactggggacacactggggacaccctggggacatcatggTGCCACGTTGGGGACACGCTGGAggccagcactggggacacactggggacaccctggggacatcatggTGCCACGTTGGGGACATGCTGGAggccagcactggggacacactggggacaccctggggacatcatggTGCCATGTTGGGGACACGCTGGAggccagcactggggacacactggggacaccctggggacatggtGCCACACTGGGGACACGCTGGAggccagcactggggacacactggggacaccctggggacatcatggTGCCACGTTGGGGACACGCCGGAGGCCAGCgctggggacacactggggacatCATGGTGCCATGTTGGGGACACGCTGGAggccagcactggggacacactggggacaccctggggacatcatggTGCCACGTTGGGGACATGCCAGAggccagcactggggacacactggggacaaGCCCTGGCCACACTGGTGGCTCTAGGTCCCTGTTGGGGACACTTTTGGGGACATCGGGGGACACTGGGGCCTGTGGAACCCtgttggggacatgggggggacatgggggacccCGACAACCTCAGGTGGCCATGCTGGGGCCACATTGGGGACATTGTGGGGGGACATCAGGGACCCTACGGCTGCCTTGGGGACATCAGGGGACATCACGGTGGCTCCATGACCCTGTTGGGGACACTTTTGGAGACGTTGGGGGACACTGAGGGACACCGGGGGCTGTGGGACCCtgttggggacatggggggacattgggggaccCCGAGGGCTGTGTGTGGCCATGCTGGGGCCACACTGGGGCCATCGGGGGGGGGGACGACGATGGGACATCAGAGTCCGTGGGGTCCCGTTGGGGACAGCGGGGGGGGACACCGAGGGACGTAGGTGGCCATACTGGGGTCACCGGGCGGGTGACGGCCCCGCCGGTGATGGCCCCGGTGGCGGCGTCCCCTCGCCCAGCCCCCGTGGGccgagcccggcccagctcCGGGGCCATGTacagccgccgccgccactCCCCGGGCCTCCGGTGTCCCCACGGCGTCCCCACGGCGTCCCCaccgccgccaccgccacccATGGAGACCCCGGAGGCCAGCGGGGCCATCGTCCCCCTCGAGGTGGGACAAATCACagccctccccccctccccccctccccgcccccggtggtgggggtggggaggtggggggacacgggcgggtggcaggggggtggcagaggggacacggggacggtGGGGACGAGGAGCGGGGCGGCAGGGGGGTTATGGGGGTGGCagagggggcggggggacagaggatggggtggcagaggggatgggtgtggcagaggggacaggggacggggtggcaggggggtggcagaggggatggggggacagggggacagggctgTGGCAGATGGGAGGGGGGTCAGGGGTGGCAggggggtggcagaggggacaGGGGTGGCAGGGGGGGACAATGTGATTGGGACAGGGGGGTGGCAGAGGGGTTGGGTGTGGCGGGGGGGACACTGAttgggacagggggacagggctgtggcagaggggagggggggacaggggtggcaggggggtggcagaggggttgggggtggcagggggggACAATGTGATTGGGACAGGGGGTGGCAGAGGGGTTGGGTGTGGCAGAGGGGACAGGGGACggggtggcagaggggaggggtggcagaggggttgggggtggcagaggggacaggggacggggtggcaggggggtggcagaggggttgggggtggcagggggggACAGtgtgatggggacagggggacagggctgtggcagaggggaggggggtcaggggtggcaggggggtggcagaggggttgggggtggcagggggtgACAATgatgggggcaggggggtggcggggggggtcaggggtggcaggggggtggcagaggggacaGGGGTGGCAGGGGGTGACAATGacgggggcaggggggtggcagaggggacaGGGGTTGCAGAGGGGGACAGtgtgatggggacagggggacagggctgtggcagaggggaggggggtcaggggtggcaggggggtggcagaggggacaGGGGTGGCAGGGGGGGACAATGTGATTGGGACAGGGGGGTGGCAGAGGGGttgggtgtgggggggggacactgattgggacagggggacagggctgtggcagaggggagggggggacaggggtggcaggggggtggcagaggggttgggggtggcagggggggACAATGTGATTGGGACAGGGGGGTGGCAGAGGGGT contains:
- the LOC135317547 gene encoding uncharacterized protein LOC135317547 translates to MSSPPLSLASASASLASERALRALVGLAEALGTPEAVAVALAEAKWKLAEAEAALKGLVAAIEAAMAAAAELPAPGLNAEGLYRALGAAAEASAAELERELSANRRRRWRLKVIRTVALTLMLLCALPLSLDVVREALGVTQESHLIPCLATLTLASQVALWGAGTSKRHLALAASHQRHQAHRYHRLARSAAATAAAAAAATSEAAKALAAANVTLGTLEEVSGHLKSLVDAVTQDLEMAQGFPASARALGDAVVALGTGMGDGEGMQRLAHVLETLPGEE